Within the Candidatus Reidiella endopervernicosa genome, the region GAACAGATGCGCCTTTCGGCGACCAAGGCGTTGGTGGAGAAGGAGAATGCAATTATCGTCTCCAGTGTCTCCTGTATCTACGGTCTGGGTGATCCGCGAGCCTATCTGAGCATGATGCTGCATCTGGTGCGGGGTGAGACGATTGACCAGCGCCTTATTTTGCGCCGTCTGGCCGAGCTGCAGTACACCCGTAACGATGTTGAATTGCACCGTGCCACCTATCGAGTGAGGGGGGAGGTGATCGATATCTTCCCGGCGGAGTCGGACAAGGAGGCGGTGCGGGTCGAGCTGTTTGATGATGAGATCGAATCGCTTGCCTACTTTGATCCGCTGACCGGTGAGATCCTGCGTCGAGTACCGCGTCTGACCATCTATCCCAAGACTCACTACGTCACGCCACGCGAGACGATTCTCGGTGCGGTAGATGAGATCAAGGTCGAGCTCAAAGAGCGACTCGAGCGACTGCGCGACCTCAATAAGTTGGTTGAGGAGCAGCGGCTGGCACAGCGTACCCAGTTTGATATCGAGATGCTGGTGGAGCTTGGCTACTGCAACGGCATCGAAAACTACTCGCGCTACCTCTCCGGACGTGGCCCGGGTGAGCCGCCCCCGACGCTGTTTGACTATCTGCCCGACAATGCACTGTTGGTGATCGACGAGTCACACGTCACCGTGCCGCAGATTGGTGGCATGTATAAGGGCGACCGCTCACGCAAGGAGAACTTGGTTGAGTATGGCTTCCGTCTCCCCTCGGCGTTGGATAATCGTCCGATGCGTTTTGAGGAGTTCGAGAAACTATCGCCACAGACGATCTACGTCTCGGCTACACCGGGTAAATATGAGCTGGAGCACTCTGATCAGGTGGTGGAGCAGGTGGTGCGTCCCACAGGGCTGGTCGACCCTCAGATAGAGGTGCGCCCGGTTACGACCCAAGTCGATGATCTGCTCTCCGAGATTAACAAACGAGTTGTACTAGGTGAGCGTGTGCTGGTGACAACGCTCACCAAGCGAATGTCAGAAGACCTCACCGATTATCTCAGCGAGCACGGCGTGAAGGTGCGATATCTTCACTCCGATATCGACACCGTCGAGCGTGTAGAGATCATTCGCGATCTACGTCTTGGTGAGTTCGATGTGCTGGTTGGCATCAACCTGCTGCGAGAGGGGCTCGATATGCCCGAGGTCTCGCTAGTGGCGATTCTCGATGCCGATAAGGAGGGCTTCCTGCGCTCCGACCGTTCGCTAATCCAGACCATTGGACGTGCGGCGCGTAACCTCAATGGTCGGGCCATTCTTTATGGGGATAAGATAACCGGCTCGATGAAACGTGCCATCGATGAGACCGAGCGACGTCGTGAGAAGCAGCAGGCGCACAACAAGGAGCATGGCATTACCCCACGTGGTGTGAAGAAGGCGATTGCCGACATCATGGAGAGCGCCCATGCCGGTGTGCCGGGTTCACCGAAGGAGTACGCCAAGGTCGCCGAGGAGGTGGCTGAATACGCCTCGCTCACGCCAGCACAGTTCGCCAAGAAACTGGAGGCACTGGAGAAGCGTATGTTTGAACATGCCAAAAACCTTGAATTCGAGGAGGCGGCACGTGTGCGAGATGAGATTGAGCATATCCGTAATAGCGGTTTCGGGCTGGTTGATAGAGCTATCTAGATAATCATCCCCAGATGGCTTGTTAATGCTCTTCTGCCTATGTTATCGTTCGCCCTCGATTTTGCAGGCGCGTAGCTCAGTTGGTTAGAGCACCACCTTGACATGGTGGGGGTCGTTGGTTCGAATCCAATCGCGCCTACCAACACTTTTAAAGCACCCTCGGGTGCTTTAATTTTTTGTGGAAAGTAATCACGTGGTCCCTCGTATCGACCACCACTGAGAATAGGAATCTGGCATGCCAACCATTACCCTTCCCGACGGTTCACAGCGTAGTTTCGATAACCCCGTAACCATCCATGAAGTTGCACTCGATATCGGCCCTGGTCTCGCTAAGGCCTCACTGGGCGGCAAAATCGATGGTGAACTTCTCGATACCTCTCATCTGATTGAAACTGATGTTGCTCTCTCACTGATTACCGAGCGTGACGAGGAGGGGCTGGAGATCATCCGTCACTCGACCGCACATCTGCTGGCGCAGGCGGTTAAGTCACTCTTCCCCGAGGCGCAGGTAACGATCGGTCCGGTGATTGAGGATGGCTTCTATTACGACTTTGCCTATGAGCGCCCCTTCACCCCAGATGATCTGACTGCGATCGAAAAGAAGATGGCTGAGCTGGTCAAGGCTGATGTCCCGGTTGAGCGTTCTGTGAAGATTCGCGAAGAGGCGATCGACTTCTTCGGCGAGATGGGTGAGAAGTACAAGGCGGAGATTATAGAGAGTATTCCTCACGGCGAAGAGCTCTCGCTCTACCAGCAGGGTGACTTCATCGATCTATGTCGCGGCCCCCATGTTCCTTCAACCGGAAAACTCAAGGCCTTCAAGCTGATGAAGGTGGCAGGTGCCTACTGGCGTGGTGACTCCGACAACGAGATGCTGCAGCGTATCTACGGCACCGCATGGAAGAACAAAAAAGAGCTCAAGGCCTATCTGCATCGTCTGGAAGAGGCGGAGAAGCGTGATCACCGTAAACTCGGTAAAGCGATGGATCTCTTCCACGCTCAGGATGAAGCGCCGGGTATGGTCTTCTGGCACGACAACGGCTGGACCATCTGGCAGCAGGTTGAGCAGTACATTCGCCAGACCCTGAATCGCCACGACTATAAAGAGGTGAAGACGCCCCAGCTGGTCGATCGCTCGCTGTGGGAGAAATCGGGTCACTGGGACAAGTTCGGTGACATGATGTTCACCACCCATTCTGAGAACCGTGACTACGCAGTGAAACCAATGAACTGCCCCTGTCACGTGCAGATTTTTAACCAGGGGCTGAAATCTTACCGTGATCTGCCGCTACGTATGGCTGAGTTCGGTTCATGCCACCGTAATGAGCCCTCGGGCACACTGCATGGTCTTATGCGGGTGCGCAATTTCACCCAGGACGATGCACACATCTTCTGTACCGAGGATCAGATTCAGTCGGAGGTCTCCGAGTTCATCGATCTGCTGCAGGATGTCTATGCAGACTTCGGCTTCACCGAGATTGAGGTAAAACTCTCTACCCGTCCGGAGCAGCGTGTCGGTGCCGATGAGGTGTGGGATAAGGCGGAACATGCACTCGAGCGTGCACTGAATGCCAAGGGTATGAATTGGGATCTGCAGCCGGGCGAGGGTGCTTTCTACGGACCAAAGATTGAATTCTCACTACGTGACTGTCTCAATCGTGTCTGGCAGTGCGGCACTATACAGGTCGATTTCTCCATGCCCGGTCGTCTCGATGCCGAGTATGTCGCCGAGGATGGCAGCCGCCAGATTCCGGTTATGTTGCATCGCGCGATCCTCGGATCACTCGAGCGTTTTATAGGAATTTTGATCGAGCAGCACGCCGGTTCATTCCCGCTCTGGTTGGCACCGACCCAGGCGATGCTGATGAATATCACCGATAACCAGGCCGAATTTGTTCAGCAAGTCGAACAAACCTTGCAAAATCAAGGCTTCCGGATTAAATCGGACTTGAGAAATGAGAAGATCGGCTTTAAAATCCGCGAGCACACATTACAGCGTGTCCCGTACCTGCTGGTTGTTGGTGATCGGGAAGTTGAATCTGCTACCGTGGCCGTGCGTACCCGAAGTGGTGAAGATCTTGGATCGATGAGTGTTTCTGAACTCGCTGATCTCTTCGCTGCTGAAGTCGAGTCGCGTGGCCGCACTATTTTGGAGGATTGAAGCATCGCCCTGAAAAACAAAAAGGATACAACCCGTCTCAACGGTGAGATCACCGCACCAAGCATCCGTTTGATCGGTGCTGATGGAGAACAGGTCGGAGTTGTATCAAACGCTGAAGCGCTCGGTATCGCTGAAGAAGCCGATCTCGATCTGGTTGAGATCTCTCCTGATGCGGAACCGCCAGTCTGTCGAGTGATGGATTACGGCAAGTTCAAGTTTGAGCAGAGTAAAAAGGCTCAGCAGGCGCGTAAAAAGCAGAAACAGATTCAGATTAAAGAGGTTAAGTTCCGTCCCGGAACCGATGAGGGCGACTACAAGATCAAGTTGCGTAATCTCATCCGTTTTCTTGAGGATGGAGACCGTACCAAGGTAACGCTTCGTTTCCGTGGTCGGGAGATGGCTCACCAGGAGCTCGGCCTGCAGCTATTGCAGCGGGTTGCGGCAGACCTGGAAGAGTATGGAACGGTTGAGCAGCATCCCCGTTCTGAAGGTCGTCAGATGGTTATGATGATCGCCCCTAGAAAGGGCAAGTAAGTAGCAAGATGCTTCAGCGTCCGGCTTTCAAAGGCTGCCGGCGTGAAGTTTTAATAACACTCAAACTGGAGTAGAAAATGCCTAAGATGAAGACCAATCGAGGTGCTGCCAAGCGCTTCAAAAAAACCGCGAGTGGAGGCTTCAAGTGCAACTCATCGCACCGTCGTCACATTCTCACCAAAAAGAGCACTAAGCGTAAGCGTCACCTGCGTGCTCCCTCAATGATCGATGCAGTCGATGTACCAATGGTACGCCGTATGCTTTGTACTAAATAAGGGGAGTAGACAATGCCAAGAGTAAAACGTGGTGTAACCGCACGTGCCAAGCACAAAAAGATCCTCGGCAAGGCAAAGGGCTACTATGGTGCCCGTAGTCGTGTCGTTCGTGTAGCCAAGCAGGCCGTAACCAAGGCAGGTCAGTACGCATACCGTGACCGCCGTCAGCGTAAGCGTCAGTTCCGTGCCCTGTGGATTGCCCGTATCAATGCAGCCGCTCGTCTGAATGGTCTCTCTTACAGCCGTTTCATTAACGGTTTGAAGAAGGCTTCAATCGAGATCGACCGCAAGGTTATGGCTGATCTGGCTGTATTCGACAAGGCAGCATTTGCTGCTCTGGCGGAGCAGGCCAAGGCCAATCTGTAAGCGAGCACGATCTGGTTACACGCCGCAATGCGGTGTGTAACCAAACCAATTTACAGAGAGGGGAAGGGCCTGTGCCTTTCCCCTTCTTATTTTTTACGGGGCTGCCAAATAGATTGGTGGTTCCAAATCTCCATGGAGATCGATAGTTGTGGAAGATCTGGCAACGCTAGAACAGCAGGCGGTAGCACAGCTCGCCGAGGCAACGAGCCTTCAGGATCTCGACCAGGTCCGGGTTCACTATCTGGGCAAAAAGGGGTTGTTGACCGAGCAGCTCAAGGCCTTGGGCAAGCTTGCACCTGAGCAGCGCCGTGAGGCCGGTCAGGCAATCAATAAGGTCAAACAGGCCGTGCAGGCGCAGATAGAAGCGCGCAAGGGTGAGCTCGAACAGGCCCAGCTTGATGCCAAGCTTACTGCCGAGTCGATCGACATTACCCTGCCAGGACGTGGTGAGCAGAGTGGTGGCAAGCACCCAGTTACCCGTACCCAGGAACGAATCCAGGAGTTCTTTCTCCGGCTCGGCTTCGAGATCGCCGAGGGACCCGAGATCGAGGATGACTATCACAACTTCGAAGCGCTCAACATCCCAGCGCACCATCCAGCGCGTGCGATGCACGACACCTTCTACTTTGATGCCCATCGATTGCTGCGTACCCACACCTCACCGGTACAGGTGCGGGTGATGGAAAAATCGGAGCCGCCGTTGCGAGTAATCGCACCTGGGCGTGTCTATCGCTGTGACTCCGACCTAACCCACACACCGATGTTTCATCAGGTTGAGGGATTGATGGTCGATGAGAATGTCAGTTTTGCCGATCTCAAGGGAATTCTCGATGAGTTCCTGAAGTTCTTCTTCGAGAAGGACCTACGGATTCGTTTTCGCCCCTCCTACTTCCCCTTCACCGAACCATCGGCTGAGGCCGATATTGAGTGCGTGATGTGTGGCGGCGAAGGGTGTCGCGTCTGTAGTCATACCGGTTGGCTCGAAGTGCTTGGCTGCGGCATGGTGCACCCTAAGGTTTTCGAACACGCCAAGATCGATAATGAGCAGTTCACTGGTTTTGCCTTCGGTATGGGGGTCGAGCGACTCACCATGCTGCGCTACGGTGTGAATGACCTGCGGCTCTTCTTCGAGAACGATCTGCGCTTTCTTAAACAGTTCGGTAAGGGCTGATCATCAGCTCTGAAATTACGGAAATACAGCAATGAAATTCAGTGAAAAGTGGCTGCGTGAATGGGTGAATCCCAACATTAGCAGCGAGGTGCTCTCCGAACAGCTGACCATGTCTGGACTCGAGGTCGATGCTGCAGAACCGGCAGCCCCCGAGTTTGACGGTATCGTGGTTGGTAAGGTGCTAACTGCTGTGCCGCATCCCGATGCCGATAGGCTTAAGGTGTGTGAGGTCGATGTCGGTGAGGGACAACCGCTGCAGATCGTCTGTGGAGCAAGTAACGTCCGTCCAGAGTTGATGGTTGCAGCAGCGCGTATCGGTGCCTGGCTGCCGGGTGACTTTAAGATCAAGCGAGCCAAGCTGCGTGGCGTTGAGTCTGAGGGAATGCTCTGCTCCGCCAAAGAGCTGGGGCTGGCCGAGAGCGCTGATGGCTTGATGGAGCTCTCAAGCGAAGCGGTCATTGGTCAGAGCGTGCGAGAGCACCTCGATCTCGACGATACCGTCTTTGAGCTGGGCCTGACCCCTAATCGCAGCGACTGTCTGGGTGTGATGGGTGTGGCGCGCGAAGTTGGTGTATTGAACCGTGTCGACGTCACCATTCCCGAACAACATGCAGTGGCAGCTACCACCGAACAGCGCTTCGAGATCAATGTTGAAGCGCCTGAGGCATGCCCGCGTTACCTCGGTCGTGTTGTCACCGGCATCAATCTTGCCGCCGAGACACCAGTCTGGATGGTTGAGCGTCTGCGTCGCAGCGGTGTCCGAGCCATCAGTGCGATGGTTGATATTACTAACTACGTGATGCTCGAGCTGGGCCAGCCGATGCATGCCTTTGATCTGCAGAAGCTTGAGGGGGGCATCAAGGTGCGCCTTGCTGATGCGGGTGAAAAGCTGGTGTTGCTAGACGGTCAAGAGATTGAGCTCAATGCAGAGACTCTGCTGATTAGTGATCACAAGGGTCCACTGGCGCTTGCCGGTATCATGGGCGGTGAGGCCTCAGGTGTGAGTGATGGCACCACCTCGCTACTGCTCGAAGCGGCCTTCTTTACCCCTGAGGTGATTGCCGGTCGTGCCCGTGGTTACGGCCTGCATACCGACTCTTCACACCGTTTTGAGCGTGGCGTAGATCCAGAGCTACAACGTCGTGCTATGGAGCGTGCAACCGAGCTGCTACTGGAGATCGCCGGTGGTGAGGCGGGTCCGGTGATTGAAGTAGTGAATAGCGACCAGTTACCCCAGCGTCATGAGGTGGTACTGCGAGAGGCGAGGGTGGCCCGTCTGCTCGGATCAAATATTCCTGCTGTTGAGATCGGTGAGATTCTCGAATGTCTCGGTATGGCGGTTAGCCGCACCGATGATGGCTGGAAGGTGATTCCGCCCAGCTTCCGCTTCGATATTGAGATTGAGGCCGATCTGGTTGAAGAGGTAGCCCGTGTCCACGGATACAATGCGCTGACCAGTAGCCGCTTGTTGGCTGAGATGTCGGGGCAGCATGAAAGCGAGCAAAAACTCGATGCTCGCCGACTCTCTAATCTGCTGATCGACCGAGGTTATCAGGAGGCGATCAGTTACAGCTTTGTTGATCCAGAGCTGCAGTCATTGCTTGATCCAGAAGCAAAACCGGTAGAGCTTGCTAATGCGCTCTCGCTTGAATTGTCGGTGATGCGGACCACTCTCTGGCCGGGGTTGATCAAGGCGCTTCAGTACAACCAGAATCGACAGCAATCGCGTATAAAGCTCTTTGAGACGGGTCTTAGCTTTGTCGGGCAACTCGATGATCTTGTTCAGAAAAAACAGATTGCAGGCGTCGTTTCGGGTAGTCGCTATCCTGAAGGCTGGAACAGCGCGAGTGATGCGGTCGACTTCTACGATGTGAAGGCTGACATTGAGTCGTTGTTGGCGCTTTCCGGCACCGATACAGCGTTCCGCTTTGAGTCGGCCTCACATCCCGCTCTCCATCCGGGACAGTCTGCCGAGATCCGCAAGGGTGATCAGCTGGCTGGCTGGCTCGGGGCGATTCACCCCTCGCTTTTGAAGAAGCTGGGGCTCAATGGCCCGGTATTTCTCTTCCAACTTGAGGTTGAGTCGATCACCGAGGCGACTCTGCCCAAGTTCACGCCGCTCTCCAAATTCCCGGCGATACGCCGTGATCTGGCCATTGTTGTTGATGAGAAGATTACAGCTCAGCAAGTTGTCGACACGATCGGTGCTGAAGAGAACGAACTGCTGCAGAAGGTCGAGTTATTCGACGTTTATTCTGGGGAAGGGGTCGAAAATGGGAGAAAAAGCTTAGCTATTGGCTTGATTTTACAAGACCATTCGCGCACTCTTACCGATGCGGACGTCGACGACGTTATCTCGCGAGTATTGAATAAAATCCAGGAAACACTGGGTGCGACACTGAGAGATTAGGGAATGACACTGACCAAAGCACATATGGCCGATCGTCTATTTGAGGAACTCGGTCTCAATAAGCGTGAAGCAAAAGACTTTGTTGAGATCTTCTTCGAAGACATCAAGGCGTGTCTTGAGAAGGGAGAGCAGGTGAAGCTCTCCGGCTACGGCAACTTTGATCTACGAGATAAAAACCAGCGCCCAGGAAGAAATCCCAAGACGGGTGAAGAGATTCCAATTACCGCACGTCGAGTAGTGACATTCCGCCCAGGACAGAAACTCAAGGCTAGAGTCGAGGCATATGCTGGAACCAAGCAACAATAACGAATTACCGCCGATTCCGGCGAAGCGCTACTTCACTATTGGTGAGGTAAGTGAGCTCTGTGATGTCAAAGCACACGTGCTGCGTTATTGGGAGCAGGAGTTTCCTCAGCTCAAGCCAGTCAAGCGTCGCGGTAATCGTCGTTATTATCAACGTCACGATGTGATGTTGATCCGTCAGATTCGTGCACTGCTCTACGAGCAGGGCTTCACCATCGGCGGGGCTCGTCAGCGTCTCTCTGGCACCGAAGTGAAAGAGGAACTAAGCCAGACCCAACAGCTTGCGCGTTCACTACGCAATGAGCTGGAAGAGGTTCTAGAGCTCCTTAATCACCGATAGTGATTTATTTCCCGTTCTAAAGCGGGTATCATCTCGCCTCCGCTTTGAGGCGGAATCCCCATCTAAGTAATACCTTTCGGGGCGTAGCGCAGCCTGGTAGCGCACCTGCATGGGGTGCAGGTGGTCGGAGGTTCGAATCCTCTCGCCCCGACCAATAATGGGAAAGCCGACCACTGGTCGGCTTTTTGTCCTCATGATTGCTCACAAAATAGTGGATGTTGATTTTGATCGGATTATTGTCTGGCGTGTATATTCCCTACATACAATCAAGGTTAAAGCTTGAGAGATGATCAAAAGCTGAGGAAAAACAGTAGTGGAATCTGAACAAAGCATGGGCAGCGATATCTATATTACCGATTCAGACATTGCCGTCTCTGGTATTGATGAGGTGATCACGCTCTCTGTGGTTCGTGATAGTGAACCTATGCTGCCCACCACCTTTGGCATCACCTGTCGTTATCGTCCCGGCTGTGAATATCAGGAAAGGTCATCCCCGATGCCTGCTGCGCATGTGATGTATACACCGGCTATCTGAAGGCTATCTGATAGACTGTTTCAACATATTATTACGATATCTCCGAATTAAGGAGCGCAACTTTGGAATCGATGATGCAGTTCAAGGCGGAGTACATATCGCTCGAGGATCGGCTGCGCCTGCGAATCCGTAAGGGTGAGACCGAGTTTCTGGTCTGGCTGACCCGTCGCTATACCAGGCTGCTACTCGAGGTTCTTGAGAAGGTTGGCGATGCCACTGATGATAAGACCGAAGAGTCGAGCAAAAAGAGGTCGTCGCTACAGAGCGTAAAAGAGGCAATTAAAGCTTCAAACGTGATGCCGCTCTGAAAGAGGCGGATTTCAAGACCAAATATAAAGAGACGCCAGCTGAGCGTCCTTTGGGCGAGCAACCGATGCTGGTCTCACGTATCAACTACTCAGCAGAAGAAGATGGCAAGGTAAAACTCAACCTGATCTCACCCGAGGGTAAGAGCGTAAACATCATAATCACTCAGGAGATCGTCTTTATGTTGATCAAGCTGTTGGGTGAGACCTCAGAGAAAGCGGAGTGGGGATTAGGTGACAGGGCTGCATCTATTACAACTGCTTCTGGAAAGGCTGGGGTTGATAAGGGTTTATTGCACTGAACTTATATATCTCCAAGTATCACTAACTCACTTCTAAGTATCGTCTCTCCTTTTTGTTGGGCGTACTCGTGGAATTTATTTAATGGAAAATGTAAAGTTACTCATCATCAGACGATGGGTAGAGTGGTAGTTGCGATAGATCATTGTAAGAAAGATGAGCTGATCTGTGAGGGAAAACCCACTGGAGTAGCTGCAACTCGTGATAACCATTCACTTCAAGTAGGTCATCAGATACACGTCCATCTTGATGAGCCAGCACAGATTTTCGCCCATAGCTGTGAACCTAATCTCTACATAAATAATAATGAATTTGGTGGTTATAACTTCTATGCGGTCAGAGATATCGAACCAGGCGAGATGCTTGCGTTTCACTATGGAATGAGCGAGGCAAACTCAATTGCTGTCTCTGAGTGTCACTGTGGTGCAGATAATTGTTATGGAAGGTCTGTAGGGTTCAAAGAGGCTGAGCCCCATTTGCAGCATTACCTTCATGATCTTGGAGTGGCTGACTATCTTAGTCGTTGGTATAAACACCAGATGCCCAGTTCTTAAACAGCCGATATCGACTTCAACTATTTTCATAATGGGTGAATGCTGATTCCTAAGTAAAAGGATTTTCCCCATTGTTATTACCGTAGCCCGGAAGAAGCAGAGCGTAATCCGGGGGCGAATGGGTTGGCAGAAGAGTCCCTGATTTCGTTCCACTTCATCCGAGATACGTGCTACGCGCTGCTCGGCACATTAGCTCTTGGTCTGTTTTCGCCTCTTCATATTCGGTAAGCATATATATTTATTGAAATGTGGTGGGTATGGACTACTGTCTGTAAACAGTGATGAGATCTATTCACTGGAATGTATCGAGTAGTGTCATGCAGTCTGGCGCAAATGATCCCCTGTGGAGAAATGCCGACATGAACGAACCTACAATGCTTGAGTCAAGGAAAGTCGCCCCCGATATCACGTCACTGGTGTCATACATTCCGATACCAGGTTACGGTGTGCTACCGGTCAATGCCTTTGTTATTCACGCTGAGCAACTAGTGTTGGTAGATACGGGGCTTGCGTCATTGCGATCAGAGTTTTGCAGGAGTTGCGTTCAGTTGTCGACCCTAAAGACCTGCGCTGGATCTGGATTACTCATGCAGATATGGATCACCTGGGGAATTTAGAGGCTGTACTATCAGAAGCCACCAATGCTCGAATAGTCACTACATATATTGGTATGGCTAAAATGGGTTTGCACGGTTTACCTCTGGTTCGAGTGTTTCTACTTAATCCAGGGCAGTCGCTGAATGTCGGTGACCGGCAATTAATGGCGGTAAAGCCGCCCACTTATGATGCGCCGGAGACAACCGGCTTGTTGGACAAAAATCCAATACATTGATTAGTGCTGATTGTTTTGGTGCGATTATTGATCGACCGGCTGAAACAGCTGCAGATATTGAACAGAAAACCCTTCATGATGGCAGCGTTCTGTGGGCAACAATTGATGCGCCGTGGTTAAGCACGATCGATGCTGAAAATTCGACCGGAGTCTGGCCGCTATAGAACAGTTGAATGCCGAGGTTGTACTCAGTTCGCATTTGCCTGCAGCAGAAGGTATGACGAAAACGTTATTAAGTATATTGGCCGGCGCTCCTAGGGCACCAACCTTTACTGGGCCTGATCAGCATGCCCTGGAAAGAATGATGGCGGTTTGATTGGTTGACATCAAAATGTTTCTTTAAGGTGTTTCACCTTCAAATATCAGGGTGCGGGGTGCCCGGATACTGATTGTCTCTGCTGCACTTGTCCAGTTACTTCAATGTCATCGTAATCCCGTGAGGGTAGTAGGAGTGACAGAAGCGCCTCGGATTTCGTTTTACTCCATCCGAGCTACTCTCTGAAATGTATCGAAAACCTACTTCTTGATGGTGATCGGTGTTCCC harbors:
- the uvrB gene encoding excinuclease ABC subunit UvrB; translation: MSRPFQIEVDMEPAGDQPEAIRRMVEGLEDGIAGQTLLGVTGSGKTFAVAKVIESVQRPTLILAPNKTLAAQLYGEMKEFFPGNLVEYFVSYYDYYQPEAYVPASDTFIEKDAAINEHIEQMRLSATKALVEKENAIIVSSVSCIYGLGDPRAYLSMMLHLVRGETIDQRLILRRLAELQYTRNDVELHRATYRVRGEVIDIFPAESDKEAVRVELFDDEIESLAYFDPLTGEILRRVPRLTIYPKTHYVTPRETILGAVDEIKVELKERLERLRDLNKLVEEQRLAQRTQFDIEMLVELGYCNGIENYSRYLSGRGPGEPPPTLFDYLPDNALLVIDESHVTVPQIGGMYKGDRSRKENLVEYGFRLPSALDNRPMRFEEFEKLSPQTIYVSATPGKYELEHSDQVVEQVVRPTGLVDPQIEVRPVTTQVDDLLSEINKRVVLGERVLVTTLTKRMSEDLTDYLSEHGVKVRYLHSDIDTVERVEIIRDLRLGEFDVLVGINLLREGLDMPEVSLVAILDADKEGFLRSDRSLIQTIGRAARNLNGRAILYGDKITGSMKRAIDETERRREKQQAHNKEHGITPRGVKKAIADIMESAHAGVPGSPKEYAKVAEEVAEYASLTPAQFAKKLEALEKRMFEHAKNLEFEEAARVRDEIEHIRNSGFGLVDRAI
- the thrS gene encoding threonine--tRNA ligase, giving the protein MPTITLPDGSQRSFDNPVTIHEVALDIGPGLAKASLGGKIDGELLDTSHLIETDVALSLITERDEEGLEIIRHSTAHLLAQAVKSLFPEAQVTIGPVIEDGFYYDFAYERPFTPDDLTAIEKKMAELVKADVPVERSVKIREEAIDFFGEMGEKYKAEIIESIPHGEELSLYQQGDFIDLCRGPHVPSTGKLKAFKLMKVAGAYWRGDSDNEMLQRIYGTAWKNKKELKAYLHRLEEAEKRDHRKLGKAMDLFHAQDEAPGMVFWHDNGWTIWQQVEQYIRQTLNRHDYKEVKTPQLVDRSLWEKSGHWDKFGDMMFTTHSENRDYAVKPMNCPCHVQIFNQGLKSYRDLPLRMAEFGSCHRNEPSGTLHGLMRVRNFTQDDAHIFCTEDQIQSEVSEFIDLLQDVYADFGFTEIEVKLSTRPEQRVGADEVWDKAEHALERALNAKGMNWDLQPGEGAFYGPKIEFSLRDCLNRVWQCGTIQVDFSMPGRLDAEYVAEDGSRQIPVMLHRAILGSLERFIGILIEQHAGSFPLWLAPTQAMLMNITDNQAEFVQQVEQTLQNQGFRIKSDLRNEKIGFKIREHTLQRVPYLLVVGDREVESATVAVRTRSGEDLGSMSVSELADLFAAEVESRGRTILED
- the infC gene encoding translation initiation factor IF-3; translated protein: MALKNKKDTTRLNGEITAPSIRLIGADGEQVGVVSNAEALGIAEEADLDLVEISPDAEPPVCRVMDYGKFKFEQSKKAQQARKKQKQIQIKEVKFRPGTDEGDYKIKLRNLIRFLEDGDRTKVTLRFRGREMAHQELGLQLLQRVAADLEEYGTVEQHPRSEGRQMVMMIAPRKGK
- the rpmI gene encoding 50S ribosomal protein L35, which encodes MPKMKTNRGAAKRFKKTASGGFKCNSSHRRHILTKKSTKRKRHLRAPSMIDAVDVPMVRRMLCTK
- the rplT gene encoding 50S ribosomal protein L20, with protein sequence MPRVKRGVTARAKHKKILGKAKGYYGARSRVVRVAKQAVTKAGQYAYRDRRQRKRQFRALWIARINAAARLNGLSYSRFINGLKKASIEIDRKVMADLAVFDKAAFAALAEQAKANL
- the pheS gene encoding phenylalanine--tRNA ligase subunit alpha, with protein sequence MATLEQQAVAQLAEATSLQDLDQVRVHYLGKKGLLTEQLKALGKLAPEQRREAGQAINKVKQAVQAQIEARKGELEQAQLDAKLTAESIDITLPGRGEQSGGKHPVTRTQERIQEFFLRLGFEIAEGPEIEDDYHNFEALNIPAHHPARAMHDTFYFDAHRLLRTHTSPVQVRVMEKSEPPLRVIAPGRVYRCDSDLTHTPMFHQVEGLMVDENVSFADLKGILDEFLKFFFEKDLRIRFRPSYFPFTEPSAEADIECVMCGGEGCRVCSHTGWLEVLGCGMVHPKVFEHAKIDNEQFTGFAFGMGVERLTMLRYGVNDLRLFFENDLRFLKQFGKG
- the pheT gene encoding phenylalanine--tRNA ligase subunit beta produces the protein MKFSEKWLREWVNPNISSEVLSEQLTMSGLEVDAAEPAAPEFDGIVVGKVLTAVPHPDADRLKVCEVDVGEGQPLQIVCGASNVRPELMVAAARIGAWLPGDFKIKRAKLRGVESEGMLCSAKELGLAESADGLMELSSEAVIGQSVREHLDLDDTVFELGLTPNRSDCLGVMGVAREVGVLNRVDVTIPEQHAVAATTEQRFEINVEAPEACPRYLGRVVTGINLAAETPVWMVERLRRSGVRAISAMVDITNYVMLELGQPMHAFDLQKLEGGIKVRLADAGEKLVLLDGQEIELNAETLLISDHKGPLALAGIMGGEASGVSDGTTSLLLEAAFFTPEVIAGRARGYGLHTDSSHRFERGVDPELQRRAMERATELLLEIAGGEAGPVIEVVNSDQLPQRHEVVLREARVARLLGSNIPAVEIGEILECLGMAVSRTDDGWKVIPPSFRFDIEIEADLVEEVARVHGYNALTSSRLLAEMSGQHESEQKLDARRLSNLLIDRGYQEAISYSFVDPELQSLLDPEAKPVELANALSLELSVMRTTLWPGLIKALQYNQNRQQSRIKLFETGLSFVGQLDDLVQKKQIAGVVSGSRYPEGWNSASDAVDFYDVKADIESLLALSGTDTAFRFESASHPALHPGQSAEIRKGDQLAGWLGAIHPSLLKKLGLNGPVFLFQLEVESITEATLPKFTPLSKFPAIRRDLAIVVDEKITAQQVVDTIGAEENELLQKVELFDVYSGEGVENGRKSLAIGLILQDHSRTLTDADVDDVISRVLNKIQETLGATLRD
- the ihfA gene encoding integration host factor subunit alpha — translated: MTLTKAHMADRLFEELGLNKREAKDFVEIFFEDIKACLEKGEQVKLSGYGNFDLRDKNQRPGRNPKTGEEIPITARRVVTFRPGQKLKARVEAYAGTKQQ
- a CDS encoding MerR family transcriptional regulator; translation: MLEPSNNNELPPIPAKRYFTIGEVSELCDVKAHVLRYWEQEFPQLKPVKRRGNRRYYQRHDVMLIRQIRALLYEQGFTIGGARQRLSGTEVKEELSQTQQLARSLRNELEEVLELLNHR